One genomic window of Evansella cellulosilytica DSM 2522 includes the following:
- a CDS encoding VOC family protein: MIKGIGHLALTVQNMEKSLHFYCDLLGFQRAFDIPDDKGNPWIEYIKVAPGQFIELFYGGEVPSPYADEKIGFNHLCLEVNDIHEIADHLKSKGVTLDVEPNRGKDNNYQCWVKDPDGNRIEFMQLDPSSPHMNC; encoded by the coding sequence ATGATAAAAGGTATCGGCCATTTAGCATTGACGGTTCAAAATATGGAAAAGTCATTACATTTTTATTGCGACCTCCTAGGTTTTCAACGGGCATTTGATATTCCTGATGACAAAGGGAACCCATGGATTGAATATATAAAGGTCGCACCTGGACAGTTCATTGAATTATTTTACGGCGGGGAAGTTCCAAGTCCGTATGCTGATGAGAAAATTGGTTTTAACCACTTATGTCTTGAAGTGAACGACATCCATGAAATCGCAGATCACCTCAAGTCTAAAGGCGTCACGCTAGACGTAGAGCCAAATAGAGGAAAAGATAACAACTATCAATGCTGGGTAAAAGATCCAGACGGAAACCGAATCGAGTTTATGCAGCTAGATCCAAGCTCACCACATATGAATTGCTAA
- a CDS encoding guanylate kinase — MYSLKEKEIIFVFTGPDGSGRKTVSKLVGESTLHMKGVISYTTRERRHYETEGEDYHYISKDEFESARNNGEFLESVEVDGNLYGIKEQDIKNTFEEKGCIYLVLNTEGAEILKKLYGDKVIRFFVYADRNTVMERQKERGDTPEIIERHLAHYDQDMAYKEECEHIFENYKLDHIAFEVTNTIEHYFKLKLEEKAAKKELL, encoded by the coding sequence ATGTATAGCCTGAAGGAAAAAGAAATCATTTTCGTTTTTACAGGCCCAGATGGTTCTGGAAGAAAGACTGTTTCAAAGCTTGTTGGGGAAAGCACGTTACACATGAAAGGCGTCATTTCCTACACTACACGCGAACGTCGTCACTACGAGACAGAAGGAGAAGACTATCACTATATCTCAAAGGATGAGTTTGAGTCTGCAAGAAACAATGGGGAGTTTCTTGAAAGCGTGGAAGTGGACGGTAATTTGTATGGAATTAAAGAGCAAGACATTAAAAACACCTTTGAAGAAAAAGGCTGTATTTATCTCGTTTTAAATACAGAAGGTGCCGAAATTCTTAAAAAGCTATATGGTGATAAAGTGATACGCTTTTTCGTTTATGCGGACAGAAATACTGTTATGGAAAGGCAAAAAGAAAGAGGTGACACGCCTGAGATTATCGAGCGTCACCTAGCACACTATGATCAAGATATGGCATATAAAGAGGAATGCGAACACATATTTGAAAACTACAAACTCGATCATATCGCCTTTGAAGTAACAAACACAATCGAGCATTACTTCAAATTAAAGCTAGAAGAAAAAGCTGCAAAAAAAGAGCTATTATAA
- the nagZ gene encoding beta-N-acetylhexosaminidase, whose protein sequence is MKYFMLLVIFFTIIGFSSREGTDLNREIDEMTLEEKIGQMFIIGFHGTEVDGHLEKMLKENHVGGVILFSRNISNLEQLFSLTNGIKKENNDGIPLFISIDEEGGRVSRLPATATKFPPNEVIGKLENKQLSYEVGSIIGRELSALGFNMNFAPVLDIYSNPDNEVIGDRAFGDNPKIVSELGISTMEGLADQSIIPVVKHFPGHGDTEVDSHYGLPQVNHTLDHLKNFELRPFQQAIQHGADAVMTAHITFPNVDDTQLPATLSKVMINDVLREKMGFDGVVITDDIVMEAIAANFSVEEAVYKGIQAGIDIFLISSDVEAQQQAMDELLRMVHDGEIQEERIDESVKRILQVKNKYSLTSNPKSINELDKVGVASWEKMKSR, encoded by the coding sequence ATGAAATATTTCATGTTACTTGTCATATTTTTTACTATCATTGGCTTCTCCTCGAGAGAAGGAACGGACCTAAATCGTGAGATAGACGAAATGACATTAGAAGAAAAAATCGGACAAATGTTTATCATCGGCTTTCATGGTACAGAAGTAGATGGTCATCTAGAGAAAATGTTGAAGGAAAATCATGTAGGAGGCGTAATTTTATTTTCTCGAAATATTAGTAATCTAGAGCAATTATTTTCATTAACTAACGGAATAAAGAAAGAGAACAATGACGGTATTCCGCTGTTCATATCGATAGATGAAGAGGGGGGAAGAGTGAGCCGTTTGCCTGCGACTGCTACGAAGTTTCCACCAAATGAGGTCATTGGAAAATTAGAAAACAAACAGTTGTCCTATGAAGTAGGCTCTATTATCGGGAGGGAGTTATCTGCTTTAGGATTTAACATGAACTTTGCACCGGTGCTCGATATTTATAGTAATCCTGATAACGAGGTGATTGGTGACAGAGCGTTTGGAGATAACCCTAAAATTGTGAGTGAGCTTGGCATATCTACGATGGAAGGCTTGGCCGATCAATCAATAATTCCAGTCGTGAAGCACTTCCCAGGGCATGGTGATACGGAGGTAGACTCTCATTACGGATTACCGCAAGTTAACCATACGCTCGATCACTTAAAAAACTTTGAGCTCCGACCGTTTCAACAAGCAATACAGCATGGTGCTGACGCTGTGATGACCGCCCACATTACGTTTCCAAATGTGGATGATACACAGCTACCGGCAACCCTTTCAAAAGTGATGATTAACGATGTATTAAGAGAGAAGATGGGGTTTGACGGCGTCGTCATAACAGACGACATCGTCATGGAAGCGATAGCAGCAAACTTTTCTGTAGAAGAGGCAGTATATAAAGGCATACAAGCCGGAATCGATATATTTCTTATATCAAGTGACGTTGAAGCGCAACAACAAGCAATGGATGAATTACTGCGTATGGTGCATGACGGTGAAATACAAGAAGAGCGGATTGATGAAAGCGTAAAAAGAATATTACAGGTGAAAAATAAGTACAGTTTGACAAGTAATCCTAAATCAATCAACGAACTAGATAAAGTCGGTGTAGCATCTTGGGAGAAAATGAAAAGTCGTTGA
- a CDS encoding Rieske (2Fe-2S) protein yields the protein MSEKVYVCSLDELKESTVKVVKGGKHGIAALYEDGQVYAVDNRCPHLGFPLHMGSTCDGILTCHWHHARFDIKSGGTMDPWADDVPTYPVEIKGGDVWVLTEPHQKQTINKLKARLKDGLEQNISLVIAKAVVGLMEAGEPPVNIAKIGVEFGTKHRWNGWRSGLTILTAMTNVLPYLDKNGKILALYQGLVHVSRESAGMGTRFLLGPLSTKTEENQPSLPQLTKWYRNNIEVRDVQGAERVLLTAIELGASTEELSRMMMTAITDHFYMNIGHTLDFHNKAFEMVDQLDATNTDYILTSLLPELSNASRSEESHSWQSPIDLVTPLKNAFEQIATFDINTSEKNQVALDERSIVDQLLSDKPLETVELLTSLLKKGATPTRLAKLVTVAATERIARFHVQNEFRDWDTVLHTFTHAHAVHQMLRRSSTIELTRAIFHGAMTIYLDRFLNIPSARRPKPTVLDDPPKVDAFLELLNQQQQTDEAAKWVVNYLASGGDRMSLFNILGHSLLREDAEFHTFQVYEAAIMEHELWDEEDTPFADDAKDTFIIAAARYLAAHAPTAREVSHTAKIAMRLHRGEKLFED from the coding sequence ATGTCTGAGAAAGTGTATGTTTGTTCACTCGATGAATTAAAGGAGAGCACTGTTAAAGTAGTTAAAGGTGGAAAGCATGGTATTGCAGCACTATATGAAGATGGCCAAGTGTATGCCGTTGATAATCGTTGCCCACACTTAGGATTTCCGCTTCATATGGGGAGTACGTGTGACGGAATATTAACTTGTCATTGGCATCACGCACGTTTTGACATTAAAAGTGGTGGTACGATGGATCCTTGGGCCGATGATGTTCCTACTTATCCAGTAGAAATCAAGGGTGGAGATGTTTGGGTACTAACAGAGCCACACCAAAAGCAAACGATTAATAAACTGAAAGCCCGTTTAAAGGACGGCCTTGAACAAAACATAAGCCTCGTAATTGCCAAAGCAGTAGTAGGACTAATGGAAGCTGGTGAGCCGCCAGTAAATATTGCAAAAATCGGTGTAGAATTTGGAACGAAACATCGCTGGAACGGGTGGCGTTCGGGACTTACGATTTTGACAGCAATGACAAATGTATTACCATACCTCGATAAAAATGGAAAAATACTCGCTTTGTATCAAGGACTCGTTCACGTCTCTCGGGAAAGTGCTGGAATGGGAACTCGTTTTTTACTAGGTCCATTGTCAACAAAGACGGAGGAAAATCAGCCATCCTTACCCCAGCTAACAAAGTGGTACCGAAATAACATTGAAGTTCGTGATGTACAAGGTGCCGAAAGAGTGTTACTCACTGCAATTGAGCTCGGTGCTTCTACAGAGGAATTATCAAGGATGATGATGACAGCGATAACAGACCACTTTTACATGAACATTGGACATACGCTAGATTTTCACAACAAAGCATTTGAAATGGTTGACCAGCTCGATGCGACAAACACAGACTATATTCTCACCTCTCTACTACCAGAGCTGAGCAACGCTTCAAGAAGTGAAGAGTCGCATAGCTGGCAATCACCCATCGATTTAGTAACACCTCTAAAAAACGCTTTTGAACAAATCGCTACCTTTGACATAAACACTTCTGAGAAAAATCAAGTAGCCCTTGATGAACGAAGCATTGTCGATCAGTTACTTAGTGATAAACCTCTAGAAACTGTTGAATTGCTTACTTCCTTATTAAAGAAGGGTGCTACACCTACGCGCTTAGCGAAGCTAGTTACAGTTGCTGCAACCGAAAGAATTGCTCGCTTTCACGTTCAAAATGAATTTCGTGATTGGGACACTGTCCTTCACACGTTTACACACGCGCACGCTGTACACCAAATGCTAAGACGATCTTCAACAATTGAGCTAACACGCGCTATTTTCCACGGGGCAATGACGATATATCTTGACCGTTTTCTCAATATCCCTTCCGCAAGAAGGCCAAAGCCAACTGTGCTAGATGACCCACCTAAAGTTGATGCGTTTTTAGAGCTACTCAATCAACAACAGCAGACAGATGAAGCTGCTAAATGGGTCGTAAACTATTTAGCTAGTGGCGGTGATCGAATGTCTCTATTTAATATTCTCGGACATTCACTTCTGCGCGAGGATGCGGAATTTCATACATTCCAAGTTTACGAGGCTGCCATTATGGAGCATGAGCTCTGGGATGAGGAGGATACGCCATTCGCAGATGATGCAAAAGACACATTCATTATTGCTGCAGCCCGCTACTTAGCTGCCCATGCACCTACTGCAAGAGAGGTTTCACATACAGCGAAAATCGCCATGCGTCTACACCGTGGGGAAAAATTGTTTGAGGATTAA
- a CDS encoding sugar phosphate isomerase/epimerase family protein, which yields MLKGLTSAGLGEFKDINSFIKLASRYGFQAIDTDSEAIKCFIESEGTAGAKLFLQEHHIEIVAMNLPVEWRESEEQFRNDLPKLVEAAKSAFDVGCKACTTYILPSTDYHSAQFMAVATRRLRTCAQILHNYGIRLGLEFVGPHHLRTAWKNPFIWDLQQTLDFIEAIGEKNVGLLIDAYHCYTTNLSNESLTKLSADQIVHVHINDAKDIPVHELLDNDRLFPGEGVIDLSGFLRALKAAGYKGAVSQEVLTATAPTEPIEGLLEKSQKAYTTIFKKAGLE from the coding sequence ATGTTAAAAGGATTGACGAGTGCAGGATTAGGCGAGTTCAAAGACATAAATTCATTTATTAAGCTAGCTTCGCGTTACGGTTTTCAAGCGATCGATACAGACAGTGAAGCCATTAAGTGTTTCATAGAGTCTGAGGGGACTGCGGGAGCGAAGCTTTTTTTACAGGAGCATCATATTGAAATTGTAGCGATGAACTTACCTGTTGAATGGAGAGAGTCCGAAGAACAATTCCGTAATGATTTGCCAAAGCTAGTAGAAGCTGCAAAATCTGCTTTTGATGTTGGATGTAAAGCATGTACAACGTATATTTTACCGTCAACTGATTATCATTCAGCACAATTTATGGCTGTAGCAACGAGACGCTTGCGGACATGTGCACAAATATTACATAACTACGGCATACGTCTTGGACTTGAGTTTGTTGGCCCGCATCACTTAAGAACAGCATGGAAAAATCCGTTTATTTGGGATTTACAGCAAACGCTTGATTTTATAGAAGCGATCGGGGAAAAAAATGTTGGACTTCTTATCGATGCATACCATTGCTATACAACAAATTTAAGCAACGAATCTCTTACAAAATTGAGTGCAGATCAAATCGTTCACGTTCATATTAACGATGCTAAAGATATTCCGGTACACGAGTTACTCGATAATGACCGTCTTTTTCCAGGGGAAGGCGTGATAGATTTAAGTGGGTTTTTACGGGCATTAAAAGCCGCTGGTTATAAAGGCGCTGTTTCGCAGGAGGTTTTAACTGCCACAGCACCTACTGAACCAATCGAAGGCCTATTGGAAAAATCACAAAAAGCATACACGACCATATTTAAAAAAGCAGGATTAGAATAA
- a CDS encoding SLC13 family permease — translation MTFEITFVIIVVLLMLVSLAKEIAKPAFIVFIALASLLLSGILSPADALRGFSNEGMLTVALLFIVAGAVKQSGVLNQIVTKSLGGGKSPRKSLVQMMGPMAGLSAFLNNTPIVVMFTPVVRKWCKERNIAPSKFLIPLSYATIFGGTLTLIGTSTNLVIHGFMLEQGLDGFSMFQLAIVSLPAGILGIIYMVTIGYKLLPSRRTSEESFEESSREYLSEAYVEANSPLVGKTIEEAGLRELSGLYLIEIIRNGERTASVPSYKKLMANDKLIFTGVLSTIVDLQNIKGLRVETGTNLKLEDLQNGSASLMEAVVSHQSSLAQKTVKESKFRSKYGAGVVAVHRADVRINDKVGDIVLKPGDTLLLLSNKDFERRWTNSRDFYLISPLKEPEVVDSRKSIIALSTIISMIALAAFNILPMFQSALLAVIVLFFTKTITFEGAKKYIQFDVLLLIACTIGIGIALDQTGAAALIAQSFIHITKGVGIIGAVIAIYLLTTLFTEVITNNAAAVLMVPISLAIANQLSVDPMSFFVTIAIAASASFATPIGYQANLIVYGPGGYRFSDYLKVGIPLNILYLIVTVIIVYFVWLV, via the coding sequence ATGACTTTCGAAATCACATTTGTCATTATTGTCGTGTTGCTCATGCTCGTTTCCTTAGCGAAAGAGATTGCAAAGCCAGCTTTTATCGTTTTTATCGCATTAGCATCGCTTCTGTTAAGTGGCATATTATCACCAGCCGATGCTTTAAGAGGCTTCTCTAACGAAGGAATGCTCACCGTTGCTCTCCTCTTTATTGTGGCGGGGGCTGTTAAGCAAAGCGGCGTCTTAAACCAAATTGTCACTAAATCACTTGGCGGTGGAAAAAGTCCAAGAAAGTCACTCGTTCAAATGATGGGTCCGATGGCCGGATTATCTGCATTTTTAAATAACACACCAATCGTTGTCATGTTTACACCAGTTGTTAGAAAGTGGTGTAAAGAAAGAAATATTGCCCCATCTAAGTTTTTAATACCACTATCTTATGCAACGATATTCGGAGGTACCTTAACGTTGATCGGAACTTCTACGAATCTCGTAATCCATGGCTTTATGCTTGAACAAGGATTAGACGGTTTTTCGATGTTTCAACTAGCAATTGTTAGTTTACCGGCGGGGATTCTTGGCATCATTTATATGGTCACGATCGGTTATAAGCTTTTACCATCAAGAAGAACTTCAGAGGAGTCGTTTGAGGAAAGCTCCCGCGAGTATTTGTCTGAGGCATATGTGGAAGCAAACTCTCCTTTAGTAGGGAAAACAATTGAGGAAGCAGGATTAAGAGAGTTAAGTGGACTCTATTTAATAGAGATTATTAGAAACGGAGAAAGAACCGCTTCTGTTCCTTCCTATAAAAAATTAATGGCGAACGATAAATTGATTTTCACAGGTGTTTTATCAACAATCGTAGACTTACAGAACATAAAGGGACTTCGTGTAGAAACTGGAACGAATTTAAAGCTAGAGGACTTGCAAAATGGTAGTGCCTCTTTGATGGAGGCTGTCGTGTCACACCAATCGTCGTTAGCGCAAAAAACTGTAAAAGAAAGTAAATTTCGCAGTAAATACGGTGCAGGTGTCGTTGCCGTGCATCGGGCAGATGTACGAATTAATGATAAAGTCGGCGATATTGTATTAAAGCCTGGAGATACATTACTCCTATTAAGTAACAAAGACTTTGAAAGACGGTGGACAAATTCCCGTGACTTTTACTTAATTTCTCCATTAAAGGAGCCGGAGGTTGTCGATTCTAGAAAGTCTATTATTGCATTATCTACTATTATTAGCATGATAGCTTTAGCTGCCTTTAACATTTTACCTATGTTTCAAAGTGCTTTATTAGCTGTTATCGTATTATTTTTCACGAAAACAATAACGTTTGAAGGTGCGAAAAAGTATATTCAGTTCGATGTCCTCTTATTAATCGCGTGTACGATAGGAATTGGGATTGCATTAGATCAAACTGGAGCCGCCGCTCTCATTGCACAATCTTTCATTCACATTACGAAAGGGGTCGGGATCATCGGCGCCGTCATTGCTATTTATTTACTAACCACGTTATTTACTGAGGTTATTACAAACAATGCAGCAGCCGTTCTCATGGTCCCAATCTCACTAGCAATTGCAAATCAGCTGTCCGTCGACCCTATGAGCTTTTTCGTGACAATTGCCATTGCTGCTTCAGCGAGCTTTGCCACACCAATCGGCTACCAAGCTAACTTGATCGTTTATGGACCAGGGGGCTATCGCTTTTCTGATTATTTAAAGGTAGGGATCCCACTCAATATCCTCTACTTGATCGTAACGGTAATCATCGTATATTTCGTTTGGCTAGTTTGA
- a CDS encoding TcaA NTF2-like domain-containing protein, with amino-acid sequence MGKKLYFIFIAIMLVACSDDTDADSEQVELNTDTEQTENTIDPTDTAFHSIEQKQLTLDYGFFPDMKAYRVSDKAIFTNQNIDNFDSETVFEVAGLYLNSPASVEQDEVARFEASVFAINEGAIYYDLPQGSQEVRGLAAEKYFYQNNAHRFDSELEMFNEVSLMAFDPIKNHVVHGQFHDGDFELYDGTSSIGKQTDVEEALFLQASDGYALFNFKDNTETVQNHLYHYEESEHRLLESRDKNLILGKIDGAAPVFSVNPDQGKMHWYDVLTGEFHLFYETAKTADSFEVEFNEAGEWFVKYYVYDTNEFIIETPRLLIDGLNNVRDVHWVGKDHIIFSEEEALVLVNVANGDFEVLVQGETNGGLAVGANHIVYSSVFGPPYIIQIVDESNVDHYESLTMHESGATTDSEEIEESAGSMDEDKQEEERAPKEKEVDIETALSNAVGRYLNSLIKAINENDFAYVEPTLTHDSALYHDQIALVNRMDDLGITQALVGYDVIDYDLHVTSNQHIVTVVETIDIIQADGSNEVRDFTWSYTVDENNNRFTLSKIESPE; translated from the coding sequence ATGGGGAAAAAATTATATTTTATTTTTATCGCTATCATGTTAGTGGCATGTAGTGATGATACGGATGCTGACAGTGAGCAAGTTGAACTTAATACAGATACTGAACAAACTGAGAATACAATTGATCCAACAGATACAGCGTTTCATTCGATAGAACAAAAACAACTAACTTTAGATTACGGTTTTTTCCCTGACATGAAGGCATACCGGGTTTCTGATAAAGCAATTTTTACTAACCAGAACATCGACAATTTTGATAGTGAGACAGTATTTGAAGTAGCAGGCCTTTATTTAAATAGCCCTGCGAGTGTTGAGCAAGATGAAGTGGCACGATTTGAGGCATCAGTATTTGCTATTAATGAAGGCGCTATTTATTATGATTTACCACAAGGTTCACAAGAAGTAAGAGGGCTAGCAGCAGAAAAATATTTTTACCAAAACAATGCGCATCGCTTTGATAGTGAGCTAGAAATGTTTAATGAAGTTTCGCTGATGGCATTTGATCCAATAAAAAATCATGTCGTACATGGGCAATTTCATGATGGTGACTTTGAACTTTATGATGGGACTTCAAGTATTGGAAAGCAAACAGATGTTGAAGAGGCGCTTTTTTTACAAGCAAGTGATGGGTATGCGCTGTTTAATTTTAAAGATAACACAGAAACAGTACAGAATCACTTATACCATTATGAAGAAAGTGAACATCGCTTACTAGAGAGCCGCGATAAAAATCTAATATTAGGAAAAATCGATGGTGCTGCTCCAGTATTCTCTGTAAATCCTGATCAAGGGAAGATGCATTGGTACGATGTGTTGACAGGCGAGTTCCATCTATTTTATGAAACTGCGAAAACAGCGGACTCATTCGAGGTCGAATTTAATGAAGCAGGCGAGTGGTTTGTTAAATATTACGTGTATGACACGAATGAATTTATCATTGAGACGCCAAGGCTATTGATAGATGGGTTAAACAATGTGAGAGATGTACATTGGGTAGGCAAGGACCACATTATTTTTTCAGAAGAAGAGGCGTTAGTTCTCGTTAACGTTGCAAATGGTGATTTTGAAGTCCTTGTTCAAGGGGAGACGAATGGAGGATTGGCAGTTGGGGCTAACCACATCGTCTATTCCTCAGTCTTTGGCCCGCCATATATCATTCAAATAGTAGATGAGTCTAATGTAGACCACTATGAGTCTTTAACAATGCACGAATCAGGCGCTACGACCGATAGTGAAGAAATCGAAGAAAGTGCCGGAAGTATGGACGAGGATAAACAGGAAGAGGAAAGAGCGCCTAAGGAAAAAGAGGTAGACATAGAGACGGCACTTTCTAATGCAGTTGGTCGTTACCTTAATAGCTTAATAAAAGCGATCAATGAAAATGACTTTGCCTATGTTGAGCCTACTTTAACTCACGATAGCGCACTTTACCATGATCAAATAGCGCTAGTCAATAGAATGGATGACCTTGGAATCACGCAGGCGTTAGTTGGTTATGATGTCATTGACTATGACTTGCATGTGACGAGCAACCAGCACATCGTCACTGTTGTAGAAACAATTGATATTATCCAAGCAGATGGCTCTAATGAAGTGAGAGATTTTACGTGGAGTTATACTGTTGATGAGAATAACAATCGATTTACGTTAAGCAAGATCGAAAGTCCGGAGTAA
- a CDS encoding CsxC family protein, translating into MMADRKGKGGQENTNSKNTTEKVNKPAKPFFNLDPIKSKNAISPRSKSRREKPDVSFGEKTAKVPVVLAEEQVQLDLNAKIEFPEPVLEIKEIKKNLKITQCRLLLPTNKLFIKGFVRKNIQYATPNYSTKHAVVSNIRSLTVDVPFSTVTEVDFINDPTFKLLPDSQEFSYFKSSKLPDGHASTEKMLSTDLSQYNQISGEEFNELPYCEIVSTHFIELDKALDRKMGRVRDRRGEELEAPFEEGTFTKIEEKMVVEVKIKVLQEQQVNIDSKKKW; encoded by the coding sequence ATGATGGCTGATAGAAAAGGAAAAGGTGGCCAGGAGAACACAAACAGTAAAAACACGACAGAAAAAGTAAACAAACCAGCGAAACCATTTTTCAATCTAGATCCTATCAAGTCAAAGAATGCCATTTCACCAAGATCAAAAAGTAGACGAGAGAAACCAGACGTATCGTTTGGTGAAAAAACAGCAAAGGTTCCAGTAGTATTGGCAGAGGAGCAGGTGCAGCTAGATTTAAATGCCAAAATTGAATTTCCAGAGCCAGTATTAGAGATCAAGGAAATCAAAAAGAACTTAAAAATTACGCAGTGTCGCTTATTACTTCCAACAAATAAACTATTCATTAAAGGTTTTGTTCGCAAAAACATTCAATACGCAACGCCAAACTATAGCACGAAACATGCCGTAGTATCAAATATACGCTCGCTAACAGTCGATGTGCCATTTAGTACAGTAACAGAAGTAGACTTCATTAATGATCCAACATTCAAGCTACTACCAGATTCCCAAGAGTTCTCTTACTTCAAGTCTTCAAAGCTACCAGATGGTCATGCTTCTACAGAGAAGATGCTTTCTACTGATTTATCGCAATATAACCAGATCAGTGGGGAAGAGTTTAACGAACTGCCATATTGTGAAATTGTCTCAACTCACTTTATAGAGCTAGACAAAGCGCTTGATAGAAAAATGGGGAGAGTAAGAGACAGACGTGGTGAAGAACTAGAAGCACCATTCGAAGAAGGAACTTTCACAAAGATTGAAGAAAAAATGGTAGTAGAAGTTAAAATTAAAGTGTTGCAAGAGCAGCAAGTAAACATCGACTCAAAGAAAAAATGGTAA
- the purU gene encoding formyltetrahydrofolate deformylase, whose protein sequence is MTVYNKENMERFKERNKNRGRLLVSCSDQPGIVAAISNMFYSFDANIIESSQYSTNPEGGTFFIRIEFECPSFKEKVKEMKESFAEIASKFSMEWSLTQVSLIKRTAIFVSKELHCLRELLWDWQSGDLLTDIALVVSNHEDGRELVESMGIPYYYIKANKDIRKEVEEKQLQLLKDYDIDVIILARYMQILTPEFVKEHENKIINIHHSFLPAFIGAKPYERAHDRGVKLIGATSHYVTNDLDEGPIIEQDIARVDHRDNVERLKKLGASIERSVLTRAVKWHIDDRIIIYKNKTIVF, encoded by the coding sequence ATGACTGTATACAATAAGGAAAACATGGAACGATTCAAAGAACGCAATAAAAATCGAGGCCGTCTATTAGTTAGCTGCTCGGATCAGCCAGGCATTGTTGCAGCAATATCAAATATGTTTTACTCGTTTGATGCAAACATTATCGAGTCAAGCCAATATTCTACGAATCCAGAGGGAGGCACTTTTTTTATCCGAATCGAATTTGAGTGTCCTTCATTTAAGGAAAAAGTAAAGGAGATGAAAGAAAGCTTTGCTGAGATTGCCAGCAAGTTTTCAATGGAATGGAGCTTAACGCAAGTTTCTCTCATTAAGAGAACAGCCATTTTCGTATCAAAAGAGCTTCATTGCTTACGTGAGCTTTTGTGGGATTGGCAAAGTGGCGATCTCCTAACAGATATTGCACTTGTCGTTAGTAATCACGAAGATGGCCGTGAGCTAGTGGAAAGCATGGGTATTCCATATTATTACATAAAGGCAAATAAAGATATTCGTAAAGAAGTAGAAGAAAAACAGCTACAGTTATTAAAGGATTATGACATTGATGTCATTATTTTAGCGCGATATATGCAAATATTAACACCTGAATTTGTGAAGGAACATGAAAACAAAATAATTAATATACATCATTCGTTTTTACCAGCCTTTATTGGTGCAAAACCTTATGAAAGAGCACATGACCGTGGCGTCAAGCTTATCGGAGCCACTTCTCATTATGTTACGAATGATTTAGATGAGGGGCCAATCATTGAACAAGATATTGCCCGTGTAGATCATCGTGATAATGTGGAAAGACTGAAAAAATTAGGTGCCTCCATTGAACGAAGTGTGCTTACGCGAGCTGTCAAATGGCACATAGATGACAGAATTATTATTTATAAAAATAAGACGATTGTTTTTTAA